From the genome of Thermogutta terrifontis, one region includes:
- a CDS encoding transposase — protein sequence MDGRYADCERITLICDNLNTRTKGAFYEVFPAERARQYVRRIEFVYTPKHGSWLNVVECELSCSTRQCVAGRRLGELRLLQEEIATWSGDLNARQRGVDWQITAEDARGKLKSVYPKIIL from the coding sequence TTGGACGGGCGTTACGCGGACTGTGAGCGGATCACGCTGATCTGTGACAACCTGAACACGCGCACGAAGGGGGCGTTTTACGAGGTGTTCCCAGCGGAGCGGGCTCGTCAGTACGTTCGCCGCATTGAGTTTGTTTACACGCCGAAACACGGCAGTTGGCTGAACGTGGTGGAGTGCGAATTGAGCTGTTCGACCCGGCAGTGTGTGGCGGGGCGTCGCCTGGGGGAGCTACGTCTTCTTCAGGAGGAAATTGCAACGTGGTCGGGAGACCTCAACGCTCGGCAGCGCGGCGTCGACTGGCAAATCACCGCGGAAGATGCCCGCGGCAAACTCAAGTCCGTTTATCCCAAAATTATCCTGTGA
- a CDS encoding helix-turn-helix domain-containing protein — translation MPRHRKRCGFCWVGSDELRGRFLYAAPRTIATRKTYIVRLTEEERQKCQEVIRKLKATSRKVRRAQILLKADADDPAWRDQRIAEAFGCRRQTVEKMLQHFLDQERLSDGGVGAFGRALRGL, via the coding sequence GTGCCCCGTCACAGGAAAAGATGCGGATTCTGTTGGGTAGGATCGGATGAACTTCGTGGCCGTTTCCTTTACGCCGCACCAAGGACGATTGCCACGCGAAAGACGTATATTGTCCGGCTGACCGAGGAGGAACGTCAGAAATGTCAGGAGGTCATTCGCAAGCTGAAGGCAACGAGCCGTAAGGTCCGTCGCGCTCAGATTCTGCTGAAGGCGGACGCGGACGATCCGGCTTGGAGGGACCAACGGATTGCCGAAGCGTTCGGGTGTCGGCGGCAGACGGTGGAGAAGATGCTTCAGCATTTTTTGGACCAAGAGCGACTGAGCGACGGAGGCGTCGGCGCTTTTGGACGGGCGTTACGCGGACTGTGA
- a CDS encoding hemerythrin domain-containing protein, whose protein sequence is MTASRPTTASVQALLEQHRQIEQIIGEIKEAILNHTTDCCAIAEKTKFLCRLLADHFRYEEEGGYFSEAVLVAPHLVERAKALESEHQSILDLLQSYCHKTCADGVDPQVWWATAKEAFLEFEKAIARHEHEENLLIQEAFLSDFGTKD, encoded by the coding sequence ATGACTGCGTCGCGCCCCACAACTGCCAGCGTCCAGGCTCTTCTCGAGCAACATCGCCAGATCGAGCAGATCATCGGCGAGATCAAGGAGGCAATCCTCAACCATACGACGGATTGTTGCGCGATCGCCGAAAAAACAAAATTTCTCTGCCGTCTGCTGGCGGACCACTTCCGGTACGAGGAAGAAGGTGGTTACTTCTCCGAGGCCGTCCTGGTGGCCCCTCACCTTGTGGAACGGGCCAAGGCTTTGGAAAGCGAGCACCAGTCCATCCTCGATCTGCTTCAGTCCTATTGTCATAAAACATGCGCCGATGGAGTTGATCCTCAGGTTTGGTGGGCAACGGCCAAAGAGGCCTTCCTCGAATTCGAGAAAGCCATCGCCCGGCACGAGCACGAGGAGAACCTCCTCATCCAGGAGGCCTTTTTATCAGATTTTGGAACCAAAGACTGA
- a CDS encoding beta-ketoacyl-[acyl-carrier-protein] synthase family protein, whose amino-acid sequence MLSTDIVISGIGIVSPIGIGLDAFADSLLAGRSGVKQIQLFDPSGLPVRSAAEITDFDPRRFVPNRKALKVMARDAQLGVAAAMLAWKNAGLETAGLDPDRVGVVLGADRICGALEDSEPTYRACMVDGRFDFDRWAPQGMPATFPLVFLKVLPNMIASHISIVLDARGPNNTIHQGDLSGLLAVIEGASLLERNLADVVLVGGASSQMNPFDWARFGVIGRLSKLADDGVGSPRPFDRDRDGEVRGEAAVLFVLERKAHARARGARIWAHLRGWGRCCVYQRPHFDKCLPALERAISQALKDARLQPREIGHVNAQGVATRVDDILESRAIQAALGDVPVTAPRSFFGNTGAAAGALELATTVVLGAQQLLPPTLHYEHPDPECPVNVVCQPQKTTSNLGVAVNWTEVGQAAALVVETNPSR is encoded by the coding sequence ATGCTTTCCACGGATATCGTCATTAGCGGAATCGGAATCGTCAGCCCGATCGGTATCGGCCTGGACGCCTTTGCGGACTCTCTGCTGGCCGGGCGGTCGGGCGTGAAGCAGATTCAATTGTTCGATCCCTCGGGACTACCCGTCCGATCGGCCGCAGAGATTACGGATTTCGATCCGCGCCGATTCGTGCCCAATCGAAAAGCGCTCAAGGTGATGGCCAGGGATGCGCAGCTCGGGGTGGCCGCCGCGATGCTGGCCTGGAAAAACGCAGGCCTGGAAACGGCCGGTCTGGATCCCGACCGGGTCGGCGTGGTTTTGGGGGCGGATCGAATTTGCGGCGCTCTGGAGGACAGCGAGCCCACCTATCGCGCCTGTATGGTGGATGGTCGGTTTGACTTTGATCGCTGGGCACCGCAGGGAATGCCGGCGACCTTTCCCCTGGTCTTTCTCAAGGTTCTCCCCAACATGATCGCCTCTCATATTTCGATCGTTCTCGATGCGAGAGGCCCCAACAACACGATTCATCAGGGTGATCTGTCGGGGCTTCTGGCGGTGATCGAAGGGGCGAGCCTCCTCGAACGCAATCTCGCCGATGTCGTCCTGGTGGGCGGTGCCAGCTCCCAGATGAATCCCTTCGATTGGGCACGCTTCGGAGTCATTGGCCGACTTTCCAAATTGGCAGACGACGGGGTAGGAAGTCCGCGACCGTTTGATCGTGATCGGGACGGAGAAGTTCGGGGGGAGGCGGCCGTTCTATTCGTCCTGGAGCGGAAGGCCCATGCGCGAGCCCGGGGGGCAAGGATCTGGGCCCACCTTCGCGGCTGGGGCCGGTGCTGTGTGTACCAGAGACCGCACTTCGATAAGTGCTTGCCCGCTCTGGAAAGGGCAATCTCCCAGGCCCTGAAAGATGCGCGACTCCAGCCCCGGGAAATTGGTCACGTCAATGCGCAGGGGGTGGCCACACGGGTGGATGATATTCTGGAGAGCCGAGCCATTCAGGCTGCACTGGGTGATGTCCCTGTGACTGCGCCGCGGAGTTTCTTCGGGAACACCGGTGCCGCGGCGGGAGCACTAGAACTGGCTACCACGGTCGTGCTGGGGGCTCAGCAATTGCTGCCCCCAACTCTTCACTATGAGCATCCCGACCCCGAGTGCCCTGTGAACGTTGTCTGCCAACCGCAGAAGACGACCAGCAACCTCGGCGTGGCTGTGAATTGGACCGAGGTAGGCCAGGCCGCTGCTCTGGTTGTGGAGACTAATCCCTCACGGTAG
- a CDS encoding trypsin-like peptidase domain-containing protein: MLATRSFRLTAWAGALFAIYATFAAGYTLSADNPRETPIVIAIRNARPAVVNIRGEKTLITTAGTSSRPEPARRVNGMGTGVIIDERGYIVTNHHVVDGVRDIEVTLYDGTRYTARLLARDPETDLAIIKIDPDRPLQVIKIGTSSDLMPGESVIALGNAYGYEHTATRGIVSALHRAVQVSDAQYYDDLIQTDASINPGNSGGPLLNINGEMIGVNVAVRAGAQGIGFAIPVDRVVEAAARLLAEINSERIRYGITFQSLPPTGPLTVASVEPDSPAAKAGLLPGDVITEVNGQKVANPLDFQRILLDKSPGTSLNLVVLRNHTTEDQLALTLAEPKNAAPVDEIWSLIGLRLEPIPPERFRQQFQTHYRGGLLITDVRPGSPAASQGLRKGDVLVGMHLWETISVENVLYIIRRPDFASFLPLKFFILRGNETYYGYFSIAMRAENR; this comes from the coding sequence ATGCTTGCAACACGATCTTTCCGTTTGACGGCCTGGGCTGGTGCCCTTTTCGCGATCTATGCCACTTTCGCTGCTGGATACACGCTTTCCGCAGATAATCCGCGAGAAACGCCCATCGTCATTGCCATTCGGAATGCCCGACCGGCGGTGGTCAATATCCGGGGCGAAAAAACCCTTATCACCACGGCGGGCACGTCAAGCCGACCGGAACCTGCTCGCCGCGTCAACGGGATGGGCACCGGGGTCATTATCGACGAGCGGGGATACATCGTGACGAATCATCACGTCGTGGACGGCGTCCGCGACATCGAGGTCACGCTGTACGACGGGACCCGCTACACCGCCAGACTCCTTGCCCGCGATCCTGAAACCGATCTGGCCATTATCAAGATTGATCCTGACCGCCCGCTTCAGGTCATCAAGATCGGTACTTCGTCCGATCTCATGCCCGGCGAATCCGTGATCGCGCTGGGCAACGCGTATGGTTATGAGCATACCGCGACCCGTGGCATCGTCAGTGCGCTCCATCGAGCGGTGCAGGTGAGCGACGCCCAGTACTACGATGATCTCATTCAAACTGATGCCAGCATCAACCCGGGCAATTCCGGAGGACCGCTCCTCAACATCAACGGGGAAATGATCGGCGTCAATGTGGCCGTGCGAGCCGGCGCCCAGGGGATTGGCTTTGCCATTCCGGTCGATCGCGTGGTGGAAGCGGCAGCCCGGCTTCTCGCCGAGATTAACAGCGAACGCATTCGATACGGCATCACATTCCAGTCGTTGCCACCCACCGGTCCACTGACGGTGGCATCTGTGGAACCGGACAGCCCGGCAGCCAAAGCCGGCCTGCTACCCGGGGACGTGATCACGGAAGTAAACGGCCAAAAGGTCGCTAACCCACTCGACTTCCAGCGTATTCTGCTGGACAAATCACCTGGCACTTCGCTGAACCTCGTCGTTCTGCGGAACCATACAACGGAAGACCAGCTCGCCCTCACCCTGGCGGAGCCAAAAAATGCCGCTCCTGTGGATGAGATTTGGTCGCTTATCGGACTGCGTTTGGAGCCCATTCCGCCGGAGAGATTTCGTCAGCAATTCCAAACCCATTACCGCGGTGGGCTATTAATCACCGATGTCCGGCCGGGAAGCCCCGCCGCCTCTCAGGGCCTGCGTAAGGGCGATGTTCTGGTGGGAATGCATTTGTGGGAAACGATTTCGGTGGAAAATGTCCTCTACATCATTCGCAGGCCGGATTTCGCGAGTTTTCTGCCCCTCAAGTTTTTCATCCTGCGGGGTAATGAAACGTATTACGGCTACTTCTCGATTGCGATGCGGGCGGAGAACCGCTGA
- a CDS encoding Gfo/Idh/MocA family protein: MPDSHTPLRIGVIGAGRLGTFHARKIKRLPNVALAGIADPVEARRLALAAECDCPAWEDYRPLLAVCDAVVVATPASTHAGIVEECLVKGRHVFVEKPLALSVTEGEPLVHLARQSGLVLQVGHIERFNPAFQAAVPHMHDPWLVETVRQGPFSFRSTDIGCVLDLMIHDLDLIRAMIAAPLSEVHATGIALLGPHEDTAQAELRFANGATALLKTSRIDKQPARWMRVWTRDAIIDIDFAARKTTVCHLGRKLLEGKLDITRLSGTELEELRQAFEPQYFDHRELTVSNQDPLEEELRDFAEAVRTGRPPLVTGESGLEAVALAEAVIQSLELHRMGEPLRPRAVREWRRAA; encoded by the coding sequence ATGCCCGATTCACATACACCCTTGCGTATTGGCGTGATTGGTGCTGGTCGGCTGGGAACTTTTCACGCGCGAAAAATCAAACGGCTTCCCAACGTGGCGCTCGCCGGCATCGCCGACCCGGTAGAGGCCCGGCGGCTCGCACTTGCCGCGGAGTGCGATTGCCCGGCCTGGGAAGATTACCGACCGCTCCTTGCCGTCTGTGATGCCGTGGTGGTCGCCACCCCCGCTTCCACGCATGCCGGCATCGTGGAGGAATGCCTCGTGAAAGGTCGGCATGTTTTCGTCGAAAAACCCCTGGCCCTGAGCGTAACAGAGGGCGAACCACTCGTCCATCTGGCACGCCAATCGGGACTTGTCCTGCAGGTGGGTCACATTGAGAGGTTCAATCCTGCGTTCCAGGCTGCTGTTCCCCACATGCATGACCCCTGGCTCGTGGAAACGGTCCGGCAGGGCCCCTTCAGTTTCCGGTCCACAGATATCGGATGCGTCCTCGACCTGATGATCCACGACCTGGATCTGATACGGGCGATGATCGCGGCGCCGCTCTCTGAGGTCCATGCCACGGGTATCGCCCTCCTCGGTCCCCATGAGGACACGGCACAAGCGGAACTTCGCTTTGCCAATGGGGCAACTGCCCTATTAAAGACCTCCCGAATCGACAAGCAACCAGCCCGATGGATGCGGGTTTGGACGCGTGACGCGATTATCGACATCGACTTTGCCGCGCGCAAAACAACCGTGTGTCACCTGGGAAGAAAACTCCTCGAGGGCAAGCTGGATATCACACGGTTGTCGGGCACGGAGCTGGAAGAGCTCAGGCAGGCTTTCGAACCCCAGTATTTTGATCATCGGGAGCTCACCGTCAGCAACCAGGACCCCCTGGAAGAAGAACTTCGCGACTTCGCGGAAGCCGTGCGGACGGGCCGTCCCCCGCTGGTGACCGGCGAGAGCGGCCTGGAGGCCGTGGCTCTCGCGGAGGCCGTCATTCAGTCGCTTGAGCTTCACCGAATGGGCGAGCCGTTGCGGCCACGCGCGGTCAGGGAATGGCGCCGGGCAGCCTGA
- the lpxC gene encoding UDP-3-O-acyl-N-acetylglucosamine deacetylase yields MLSFRSQQTIARPVAVEGFGYWSGEDCRVEFRPAPPNTGVVFVREDLRHRPRIPARLEYRIEMPRRSCLEYRGVRVEMVEHVMAALGGLQIDNCEVAVTAPEMPGCDGSALPFVEALLAAGIIKQSMPRPVRVLSAVVRVEENGCWFEARPGLGKECFMRYLLDYGPEGPIGRQSFGLTLTPETFRRELAPCRTFMLKEEAEWLLSQGLGRRTTPRDLLVFDEHGPIDNELRFPDECVRHKLLDMVGDLALCGCDLVGRFCAYRSGHRLNAQLGLQLIRQFPAVDSLRSCA; encoded by the coding sequence ATGCTCTCCTTCAGATCACAGCAAACGATTGCTCGCCCGGTGGCCGTCGAGGGCTTCGGATACTGGTCGGGTGAAGACTGCCGCGTGGAGTTTCGGCCGGCACCACCCAACACAGGAGTGGTGTTTGTGCGTGAAGACCTCCGCCATCGCCCGCGAATTCCCGCCCGGCTGGAATATCGTATCGAAATGCCGCGGCGGAGTTGTCTCGAATACCGGGGCGTTCGGGTGGAAATGGTGGAACACGTCATGGCGGCGCTGGGCGGCCTGCAGATCGATAATTGTGAGGTCGCCGTGACCGCCCCCGAAATGCCGGGCTGCGATGGCTCCGCCCTGCCTTTCGTGGAAGCCCTTCTGGCGGCGGGAATTATCAAGCAATCCATGCCACGCCCGGTGCGCGTCCTGAGCGCCGTTGTGCGCGTGGAGGAGAATGGCTGCTGGTTCGAGGCACGTCCCGGGCTGGGCAAGGAATGTTTCATGCGGTATCTCCTGGACTATGGGCCAGAGGGGCCGATCGGACGGCAGAGTTTCGGTCTCACCTTGACCCCCGAGACGTTTCGCCGGGAACTCGCCCCATGCCGTACCTTCATGCTCAAGGAGGAAGCGGAATGGCTTCTCTCCCAGGGTTTGGGACGTCGCACCACGCCGCGGGATCTGCTCGTGTTCGATGAGCACGGGCCCATTGACAACGAACTGCGGTTTCCCGACGAGTGTGTTCGGCACAAGTTGCTCGACATGGTGGGAGATCTGGCACTTTGTGGATGTGATTTGGTGGGCCGATTTTGCGCCTATCGCAGCGGTCACCGGCTGAACGCCCAACTGGGCTTGCAGCTCATCCGGCAGTTTCCCGCCGTAGATTCCCTGCGATCGTGCGCATGA
- a CDS encoding OmpH family outer membrane protein, with the protein MLKRHWLWLGAGLLCVSGTLVYQLAAQQVAPPATPVRPSAVRNIAVVDIEYIFKNHLRFKQEMSALRSEAAAVEQWAQREQESLKALAEQLKDHQPGSSTYNQIDDTLVKRQKDFEAEVIKKRKEFLLREAKLHYATYQEIVNEIQYLAAANGIVMVLRFNGQEVDPNSPDDVLRYINQLIVYKAPELDLTPIVLQRLNARAQSATTSASTNSLPVVPNQGGYPRPTTPGTLR; encoded by the coding sequence ATGTTGAAAAGGCACTGGCTTTGGCTGGGAGCGGGACTCCTCTGTGTCAGTGGAACTCTCGTCTATCAACTGGCTGCGCAACAGGTGGCACCTCCTGCAACTCCAGTGCGGCCTTCGGCCGTCCGCAATATCGCAGTGGTGGATATCGAGTACATCTTTAAAAACCACCTTCGCTTCAAGCAAGAAATGAGTGCTTTGAGGTCCGAAGCCGCTGCCGTGGAGCAATGGGCCCAGCGGGAACAGGAGTCCCTTAAGGCGCTCGCCGAACAACTCAAGGACCATCAGCCGGGATCTTCCACTTACAATCAAATTGATGACACTCTCGTTAAGCGGCAAAAGGATTTTGAGGCGGAAGTCATCAAGAAACGCAAGGAATTCCTGCTGCGGGAAGCCAAGCTCCATTACGCTACGTATCAGGAAATCGTCAACGAGATCCAGTATCTCGCCGCGGCCAACGGAATCGTGATGGTCCTGCGGTTCAACGGTCAGGAGGTCGATCCGAATTCGCCCGACGATGTCCTCCGCTACATCAACCAGCTGATCGTCTACAAAGCGCCCGAGCTGGACCTGACTCCCATAGTCCTCCAGCGGCTTAACGCCCGGGCTCAGTCGGCGACGACATCTGCCTCCACGAATTCGTTGCCGGTGGTTCCCAACCAGGGCGGTTATCCTCGGCCAACCACTCCGGGCACCTTGCGGTGA